The proteins below are encoded in one region of Streptomyces cyanogenus:
- a CDS encoding Glu/Leu/Phe/Val dehydrogenase, which produces MSLVDDTTQDPALVVHLNGSGGAIKSWVVIDTLVDGLAMGGVRMTPGVTQEEVAGLARDMTHKFTLAGLRIGGAKGGIVSDGSNREETFRTFGRTVKPLLHGGIHLGIDMGVTPADRAVFFDEAGYDPRYRLGAPDMPIDWRTYYEPLIDVTGHGVGVAAVTALEASGRTGPARVVVQGFGAVGRAVARFLEDRGHVVVGVADAQGTISADRLPVADLVAVTDEFGLIDRSRLPQHVTLSNGPDAWLDVDADLLILAAQKHALNAGNAHRLRAALVVEGANLASDAEAREKARAAGATLVPGVIANIGGAGAAALAVTRVVPFELAAEARKAWVFDWIGDRVRDNTRALLEIAAARAGDPLPELLAVRRGELR; this is translated from the coding sequence ATGAGCCTTGTTGACGACACCACGCAGGATCCCGCGCTCGTCGTCCACCTCAACGGCAGCGGCGGCGCCATCAAGAGCTGGGTCGTGATCGACACGCTGGTCGACGGCCTCGCGATGGGCGGCGTGCGGATGACCCCGGGAGTGACCCAGGAGGAGGTGGCCGGCCTCGCCCGCGACATGACCCACAAGTTCACGCTCGCGGGTCTGCGCATCGGCGGCGCCAAGGGCGGCATCGTCTCCGACGGCAGCAACCGCGAGGAGACCTTCCGCACCTTCGGCCGTACCGTCAAGCCGCTGCTGCACGGCGGTATCCACCTCGGCATCGACATGGGCGTCACGCCCGCCGACCGGGCCGTGTTCTTCGACGAGGCGGGCTACGACCCGCGGTACCGGCTGGGCGCCCCGGACATGCCGATCGACTGGCGCACCTACTACGAGCCGCTCATCGACGTCACCGGGCACGGCGTCGGCGTCGCCGCCGTCACCGCCCTGGAGGCGAGCGGCCGCACCGGCCCCGCCCGCGTCGTGGTGCAGGGCTTCGGCGCGGTCGGCCGCGCGGTCGCCCGGTTCCTGGAGGACCGCGGCCACGTCGTCGTGGGCGTCGCGGACGCCCAGGGCACCATCAGCGCCGACCGGCTGCCGGTGGCCGACCTCGTCGCCGTCACCGACGAGTTCGGGCTGATCGACCGCTCCCGCCTGCCGCAGCACGTCACCCTGTCCAACGGGCCGGACGCCTGGCTCGACGTCGACGCCGACCTGCTGATCCTCGCGGCCCAGAAGCACGCGCTGAACGCCGGGAACGCGCACCGGCTGCGCGCCGCCCTGGTGGTCGAGGGCGCCAACCTCGCCTCCGACGCCGAGGCCCGGGAGAAGGCGCGGGCGGCCGGCGCCACCCTCGTGCCGGGCGTCATCGCCAACATCGGCGGCGCCGGCGCGGCGGCCCTCGCCGTCACCCGGGTCGTCCCCTTCGAACTGGCGGCAGAGGCACGCAAGGCGTGGGTCTTCGACTGGATCGGCGACCGGGTGCGGGACAACACCCGGGCCCTGCTGGAGATCGCCGCCGCCCGCGCCGGCGACCCGCTGCCGGAGCTGCTCGCGGTACGACGTGGAGAACTGCGATGA
- a CDS encoding aminotransferase class I/II-fold pyridoxal phosphate-dependent enzyme — protein MSDAPSIPMSATLAADEALDRRRRAGEQVLPMAGGEIGLPVLPALRRRLAAAADENAYGPVAGSQALRAAAAGYWGRRGLATDPGLVVAGPGSKPLLFALLLALGGDVVVPVPSWVSYAAQARLVGARPLPVPITPGEGGVPDPERLRAAVTAARAAGRDPRCVVVTLPDNPTGTVASPGTVRRLAAAARELDLVIVSDEIYCDLVYDTSAPAESPARFAPERTVVTTGLTKNLAVGGWRTGVARLPDSDTGRALHGRLVSVASQIWSSPPAPVQAAAAYAFGEPPEVAERIAAGRRLHETVVRAVAGRLTGAGALLAPVRATCYLYPDFTPLGDHLARTHDVHGGADLVRFLGERHGIGLLPAGAFGEDGDPLRIRAATSRLYGEDDEQRTAALAAPDPLELPWIRKNLEQIDSALADLTGARTPRA, from the coding sequence ATGTCCGATGCCCCGTCCATCCCCATGTCGGCGACCCTGGCCGCCGACGAGGCCCTGGACCGCAGGCGACGGGCCGGGGAACAGGTCCTGCCCATGGCCGGCGGGGAGATCGGCCTGCCCGTGCTGCCCGCGCTGCGCCGGCGGCTCGCCGCCGCGGCGGACGAGAACGCGTACGGTCCCGTGGCCGGCAGCCAGGCGCTGCGCGCCGCCGCCGCCGGGTACTGGGGCCGGCGCGGTCTCGCCACCGACCCCGGGCTCGTCGTGGCCGGGCCGGGCAGCAAGCCGCTGCTGTTCGCGCTGCTGCTCGCGCTCGGCGGGGACGTCGTCGTGCCCGTACCCAGCTGGGTCAGCTACGCCGCACAGGCCCGGCTGGTGGGTGCCCGTCCCCTTCCGGTGCCGATCACTCCGGGCGAGGGCGGGGTGCCCGACCCGGAGCGGCTGCGCGCGGCCGTCACCGCCGCCCGCGCCGCCGGCCGGGATCCCCGGTGTGTGGTGGTGACCCTGCCGGACAACCCGACCGGCACCGTCGCCTCGCCCGGCACGGTACGGCGGCTCGCGGCGGCGGCCCGGGAACTGGACCTCGTCATCGTCTCCGACGAGATCTACTGCGACCTCGTCTACGACACCTCGGCGCCCGCCGAGTCCCCGGCCCGCTTCGCCCCGGAGCGCACCGTCGTCACCACCGGGCTCACCAAGAACCTGGCCGTCGGCGGCTGGCGCACCGGTGTGGCCCGGCTGCCCGACAGCGACACCGGGCGGGCCCTGCACGGCCGCCTCGTCTCGGTGGCCAGCCAGATCTGGTCCAGTCCGCCGGCGCCGGTGCAGGCCGCCGCCGCGTACGCGTTCGGCGAGCCCCCGGAGGTCGCCGAGCGCATCGCGGCCGGCCGCCGGCTGCACGAGACCGTGGTCCGCGCGGTCGCCGGCCGCCTCACCGGCGCGGGCGCGCTGCTCGCCCCGGTCCGGGCGACCTGCTACCTGTACCCGGACTTCACACCGCTCGGGGACCACCTGGCCCGGACCCACGACGTGCACGGCGGTGCGGACCTGGTCCGGTTCCTCGGCGAGCGGCACGGCATCGGCCTGCTCCCGGCCGGCGCGTTCGGGGAGGACGGCGACCCCTTGCGGATCCGGGCCGCGACCAGCCGCCTGTACGGCGAGGACGACGAACAGCGCACCGCCGCGCTCGCGGCACCGGACCCGCTCGAACTGCCGTGGATCCGCAAGAACCTGGAGCAGATCGACTCCGCGCTGGCCGATCTCACCGGGGCCCGCACCCCGCGGGCCTGA
- a CDS encoding maleate cis-trans isomerase family protein, translating to MDIFPLPRLGLVVPPENPLAEPEFNRLIGAELNVYTARFPLTPGMGVKETMLRYNDVLADTLATFGRMRLDAAVVACNASHYLLGPDGDRAFVAELSEAFGFPVQSTTQAILAVCEEFGISRLTLVSPYWDWLTETSRSFWEQAGVAVDRVVLAPAVVDPKEQDHEFDPYRVTTRTLLGRIREAGLPDEGAILFTGTGMGTLAALAELDREFARTTLLTSNLAAAWWARRTVGAAGAEVHPLLERLDRGTPRRPR from the coding sequence ATGGACATTTTCCCGCTGCCCCGGCTCGGGCTGGTCGTGCCCCCGGAAAACCCGCTCGCCGAACCGGAGTTCAATCGTCTGATCGGTGCCGAGCTGAATGTGTACACCGCGCGTTTCCCGCTGACTCCCGGAATGGGCGTGAAGGAAACGATGCTCCGGTACAACGACGTGCTCGCGGACACGCTCGCCACCTTCGGCCGCATGCGCCTGGACGCCGCCGTGGTGGCCTGCAACGCCTCGCACTATCTGCTGGGACCCGACGGCGACCGCGCTTTCGTGGCCGAACTGTCCGAGGCGTTCGGCTTTCCGGTGCAGTCGACGACGCAGGCCATCCTCGCGGTGTGCGAGGAATTCGGGATATCCCGCCTGACCCTCGTCTCCCCCTACTGGGACTGGCTCACGGAGACGTCCCGCTCCTTCTGGGAGCAGGCCGGCGTCGCCGTCGACCGTGTCGTCCTCGCCCCGGCCGTCGTGGACCCGAAGGAGCAGGACCACGAGTTCGACCCGTACCGGGTGACGACCAGGACCCTCCTCGGCCGGATACGCGAGGCGGGCCTGCCCGACGAAGGGGCGATTCTCTTCACCGGCACGGGCATGGGCACGCTGGCCGCCCTGGCCGAACTCGACCGCGAGTTCGCCCGCACCACGCTGCTGACGTCCAACCTCGCGGCGGCCTGGTGGGCGCGGCGCACGGTCGGGGCCGCCGGCGCCGAGGTGCACCCCCTCCTGGAACGGCTGGACCGCGGCACGCCGCGCCGGCCCCGGTAA
- a CDS encoding AMP-binding protein, producing MTTTLSPAPIPAPAPAPAADRAAEYRSRGWWRDETFLDDLRRQARIRPRKLAVAGRRLGEARTDTLDYAELSLLTDRFAGALLELDVRRGDVVAVQLPNRWEMVPLMYACMAVGAVICPIAPECQGEELRHRLELTEARLCITVAEWDGRPLARDIAALRPALPLEDVVVVGGHAPEGTHDFHDHFVSVPWEDARMGDLEGRALGPDDPFVVLFTSGTTGFSKGVVHSQNTVHSGVRGYVDTFLLRDDLVAVVTTPLVHYSGFGQGVLAGVMLGGTVAFQDGRNHTSLLDLAERYRATLLYGPPPTLFGVAAAQRADRHDVSSLRYTVTGAQPVLQELVDELRDTFDTTTYSVWGMSEFGPITISRLDYDQDWSAHSHGRPIDAMEIRIDDSRSGERARVGRLRVRGASQALGYYRNQAAFDAELSADGWFDTGDVAREDGRGGIRVLGRAKDAILRDGIVVPMAELEAILSAHPKIAEATLVGPTGQPDDPIVAVLVPRGGGARPTLREIREHLLDRGQDPRFLPDRLDLVEALPKTLTGKVKKAELRRRLAGA from the coding sequence ATGACGACGACCCTTTCCCCCGCCCCGATACCGGCGCCGGCCCCGGCGCCGGCGGCGGACCGCGCGGCCGAGTACCGGTCGCGCGGCTGGTGGCGGGACGAGACGTTCCTCGACGACCTGCGCCGGCAGGCCCGGATCCGGCCGCGCAAGCTGGCCGTCGCCGGCCGCCGGCTGGGCGAGGCGCGTACCGACACCCTCGACTACGCCGAACTCTCCTTGCTGACCGACCGGTTCGCCGGCGCCCTGCTCGAACTCGACGTCCGGCGGGGGGACGTCGTCGCGGTCCAGCTGCCCAACCGGTGGGAGATGGTGCCGCTGATGTACGCCTGCATGGCCGTCGGCGCCGTCATCTGCCCCATCGCACCGGAGTGCCAGGGCGAGGAACTGCGCCACCGCCTCGAACTCACCGAGGCCCGGCTGTGCATCACCGTCGCCGAGTGGGACGGCCGTCCGCTCGCCCGGGACATCGCCGCGCTGCGCCCCGCACTGCCGCTGGAGGACGTGGTGGTGGTCGGCGGGCACGCTCCCGAGGGCACGCACGACTTCCACGACCACTTCGTCTCGGTGCCCTGGGAGGACGCCCGCATGGGCGACCTGGAGGGCCGTGCGCTCGGGCCCGACGACCCCTTCGTGGTGCTGTTCACCTCGGGTACGACCGGCTTCTCCAAGGGAGTCGTGCACAGCCAGAACACCGTCCACTCGGGCGTGCGCGGCTACGTGGACACCTTCCTGCTCCGCGACGACCTGGTGGCCGTCGTCACCACCCCGCTGGTGCACTACTCCGGCTTCGGCCAGGGCGTCCTGGCCGGCGTGATGCTCGGCGGGACGGTCGCCTTCCAGGACGGCCGGAACCACACCAGCCTGCTGGACCTGGCGGAGCGCTACCGGGCCACCCTGCTGTACGGTCCGCCGCCCACGCTCTTCGGCGTGGCCGCCGCCCAGCGCGCCGACCGGCACGACGTGTCCAGCCTGCGCTACACCGTCACCGGGGCCCAACCGGTGCTCCAGGAGCTGGTGGACGAGCTGCGCGACACCTTCGACACCACCACCTACTCGGTGTGGGGCATGTCCGAGTTCGGGCCGATCACCATCAGCCGGCTCGACTACGACCAGGACTGGTCCGCGCACAGCCACGGCCGGCCGATCGACGCCATGGAGATCCGCATCGACGACAGCCGGTCCGGCGAGCGCGCCCGCGTGGGCCGGCTGCGGGTGCGCGGCGCCTCCCAGGCCCTCGGCTACTACCGCAACCAGGCCGCGTTCGACGCCGAGCTGTCCGCGGACGGCTGGTTCGACACCGGCGACGTGGCGCGGGAGGACGGCCGCGGCGGCATCCGTGTGCTGGGCCGGGCCAAGGACGCGATCCTGCGCGACGGGATCGTCGTCCCGATGGCCGAGCTGGAAGCGATCCTCTCCGCGCACCCGAAGATCGCGGAGGCGACGCTGGTCGGGCCCACCGGCCAGCCGGACGACCCCATCGTGGCCGTCCTCGTACCCCGCGGCGGCGGGGCCCGGCCCACGCTCCGGGAGATCCGGGAGCACCTGCTCGACCGCGGCCAGGACCCCCGCTTCCTCCCGGACCGGCTGGACCTGGTCGAAGCCCTGCCCAAGACCCTCACCGGCAAGGTCAAGAAGGCCGAACTCCGGCGCCGGCTGGCCGGAGCCTGA
- a CDS encoding SDR family NAD(P)-dependent oxidoreductase, which yields MAVTSEAQSSDPLVAVVSGGASGIGAAAVAALTARGVRVAALDLKPDEVAAPAVGIACDVSDDASVRAAVAEVADRFGRIDIVVNNAGIAAQGDITDNDDDEWRRVLDVNVVGMVRLARAALPYLRKSPAAAIVNTCSVFASMGVRRRVLYSASKGAVHSLTLAMAADHVREGIRVNAVAPGAVDTPWIQRVLAKTADPQAERDALNDRHPLGRLARPEEVGDAIAFLATEASGTTGTILAVDGGIHDLRL from the coding sequence GTGGCCGTCACCAGCGAAGCACAGTCGTCCGATCCCCTCGTGGCCGTGGTGAGCGGCGGCGCGTCCGGCATCGGCGCGGCCGCCGTGGCCGCGCTCACCGCCCGGGGCGTCCGGGTCGCCGCCCTGGACCTGAAGCCCGACGAGGTCGCCGCACCGGCCGTCGGCATCGCCTGCGACGTGTCCGACGACGCGTCCGTGCGCGCCGCCGTCGCCGAGGTCGCCGACCGCTTCGGCCGCATCGACATCGTCGTGAACAACGCCGGCATCGCCGCGCAGGGCGACATCACCGACAACGACGACGACGAGTGGCGGCGCGTACTGGACGTGAACGTCGTCGGCATGGTGCGCCTCGCCCGTGCCGCGCTCCCGTACCTGCGCAAGTCACCGGCCGCCGCGATCGTCAACACCTGTTCCGTCTTCGCCTCGATGGGGGTACGGCGGCGCGTCCTCTACTCCGCGTCCAAGGGCGCCGTCCACTCCCTGACCCTGGCGATGGCCGCCGACCACGTCCGGGAGGGCATCCGGGTCAACGCCGTCGCTCCCGGCGCCGTCGACACCCCCTGGATCCAGCGGGTGCTGGCGAAGACCGCCGACCCGCAGGCGGAGCGGGACGCGCTCAACGACCGCCATCCCCTGGGCCGGCTGGCGCGGCCCGAGGAGGTCGGCGACGCCATCGCCTTCCTGGCCACCGAAGCCTCCGGCACCACCGGCACGATCCTCGCCGTCGACGGCGGCATCCACGACCTGCGCCTGTAG
- a CDS encoding lysine biosynthesis protein LysW, protein MSSATLTGACPECETELTVPPVVQGETLSCPECMLTLRVEDIADGLLTLEMVEVQLRDWGQ, encoded by the coding sequence ATGTCCAGCGCCACCCTCACCGGCGCCTGCCCCGAGTGCGAGACCGAACTGACCGTCCCGCCGGTCGTCCAGGGCGAGACGCTCTCCTGCCCCGAGTGCATGCTGACCCTCCGCGTGGAGGACATCGCGGACGGCCTGCTGACCCTGGAGATGGTCGAGGTCCAGCTGCGCGACTGGGGGCAGTGA
- a CDS encoding transposase family protein codes for MSSFRLRLPFKCGNNNERFQLLADMAYIGAGDWVTTARRRPPRGELTLTERTENRALSAARAPVERGMARLKSWQIFGRSRISPNRMSVITKAVLILEGQR; via the coding sequence GTGTCTTCGTTCCGCTTGCGGCTTCCGTTCAAGTGCGGCAACAACAATGAGCGTTTTCAGCTCCTCGCCGACATGGCCTACATCGGTGCGGGCGACTGGGTCACCACCGCCAGGCGCCGCCCGCCCCGCGGCGAGCTCACCCTCACCGAGCGGACCGAGAACCGGGCCCTGTCAGCGGCCCGGGCACCTGTCGAACGAGGCATGGCGCGGCTGAAGTCCTGGCAGATCTTCGGTAGATCCCGCATCAGCCCCAACCGCATGAGCGTCATCACCAAAGCCGTCCTCATCCTGGAGGGGCAACGCTGA
- a CDS encoding MFS transporter, translated as MTSAEPSTGTATPVPAPGTTPAAEQKLPLAALLALAVAVFITSLTETLPAGLLPDMSSSLHTSESATGQTVTIYALGTVLTAIPLSAATAGWSRKRLLLTAMAGFAVANTVTALSVNYPLTLVARFVAGVAAGLAWALLAGYARRMVAPHQEGRAIAIAMAGIPVALSLGVPAGTFLGQVVSWQAAFLAMTALTVVLLVWITAVAPDHPGQPAGGKIPMRSTLRVPGVAAVLTVTLVFVLAHTLLYAYIATFLDHIGMGGQVDGVLLVFGVACLVSIWVVGALIHRHLRALTVAGTLLVGAGVAVMGTFSGTDALVYVAAALWGLGWGGVPTLLQTAGGQAGGEAAEAAQAMLVTLWNVAMAGGGIAGGLLLDAVGADAFPWTVLVLLAPVLAIVLAARSHGFPATHPSAHS; from the coding sequence ATGACTAGCGCCGAGCCGTCCACCGGCACCGCCACCCCAGTCCCCGCACCCGGCACCACGCCGGCGGCCGAGCAGAAGCTGCCGCTGGCGGCCCTGCTCGCCCTGGCGGTCGCCGTGTTCATCACGAGTCTCACCGAGACCCTGCCCGCCGGGCTGCTGCCCGACATGAGTTCCAGCCTGCACACCAGCGAGTCGGCCACCGGGCAGACGGTGACCATCTACGCGCTGGGCACGGTGCTCACAGCCATCCCGCTGTCCGCCGCGACCGCGGGGTGGAGCCGCAAGCGCCTGCTGCTGACCGCGATGGCCGGCTTCGCCGTCGCCAACACCGTCACCGCCCTGTCGGTGAACTACCCGCTCACCCTGGTCGCCCGGTTCGTGGCCGGTGTCGCCGCCGGACTGGCCTGGGCCCTGCTGGCCGGGTACGCCCGCCGCATGGTCGCCCCGCACCAGGAGGGCCGCGCCATCGCCATCGCCATGGCCGGCATTCCGGTCGCCCTGTCCCTGGGCGTCCCGGCCGGCACCTTCCTGGGGCAGGTGGTCTCCTGGCAGGCCGCGTTCCTCGCGATGACCGCCCTGACCGTGGTGCTGCTCGTGTGGATCACGGCCGTGGCGCCCGACCACCCCGGCCAGCCGGCCGGCGGCAAGATCCCGATGCGCAGCACCCTGCGTGTGCCGGGTGTCGCCGCGGTGCTGACCGTCACCCTGGTCTTCGTCCTGGCCCACACCCTCCTGTACGCCTACATCGCCACCTTCCTGGACCACATCGGCATGGGCGGCCAGGTGGACGGGGTCCTGCTGGTCTTCGGCGTCGCCTGCCTGGTCAGCATCTGGGTCGTCGGCGCCCTCATCCACCGCCATCTGCGCGCGCTGACCGTCGCCGGCACCCTGCTGGTCGGCGCCGGCGTCGCGGTCATGGGCACGTTCTCCGGCACCGACGCCCTGGTCTACGTCGCCGCCGCCCTGTGGGGGCTGGGCTGGGGCGGGGTGCCGACCCTGCTGCAGACCGCGGGCGGCCAGGCCGGCGGGGAGGCGGCCGAGGCCGCCCAGGCCATGCTCGTGACCCTGTGGAACGTCGCGATGGCCGGCGGAGGCATCGCCGGCGGCCTCCTGCTCGACGCCGTCGGCGCCGACGCCTTCCCCTGGACGGTGCTGGTCCTCCTGGCGCCGGTCCTCGCCATCGTGCTCGCGGCCCGCTCCCACGGGTTCCCGGCCACCCACCCATCCGCCCACTCCTGA
- a CDS encoding fumarylacetoacetate (FAA) hydrolase, with amino-acid sequence MSIIFECEYQGRRYAGHGLPVSGSPLTLYPVADGQLQAALVAGRGPEDLRSAVAGEDGRIEVDPGDAGLRFLPPLLPTASDNALINGFMGTHRSKFDRAPEPDEEFTPPNYYIKGFGSWLRLPDEPLTTPADPVWLLEEPEVVLVYANDDQGVPHYAGYTFGNDLNDIGLHLKNPWAWTPYAKLCETSITPWLFLGTPPEKVTGSVTIERDGTAAWQGGFSCGADSIFHRIPDMAQYLFSYPLLRRPGLVNYLFLGADKATYHDGFRIENGDRMVIDVSSHGVVLANEVRYGAAAPK; translated from the coding sequence ATGTCCATCATCTTCGAGTGCGAATACCAGGGCCGGCGGTACGCGGGCCACGGCCTGCCCGTGTCCGGCAGCCCGCTCACCCTGTACCCGGTGGCCGACGGGCAGTTGCAGGCGGCCCTCGTCGCGGGCCGCGGCCCCGAGGACCTGCGGTCCGCCGTGGCCGGCGAGGACGGCCGGATCGAGGTGGACCCCGGCGATGCCGGCTTGAGGTTCCTCCCGCCGCTGCTGCCGACCGCCTCCGACAACGCCCTGATCAACGGCTTCATGGGCACGCACCGCAGCAAGTTCGACCGCGCCCCGGAACCGGACGAGGAGTTCACCCCGCCGAACTACTACATCAAGGGCTTCGGTTCCTGGCTGCGGCTGCCCGACGAGCCGCTGACCACCCCGGCCGATCCGGTCTGGCTGCTGGAGGAGCCCGAGGTCGTCCTCGTGTACGCCAACGACGACCAGGGGGTGCCGCACTACGCCGGCTACACCTTCGGCAACGACCTGAACGACATCGGCCTGCACCTGAAGAACCCGTGGGCGTGGACCCCGTACGCCAAGCTGTGCGAGACCTCGATCACGCCATGGCTGTTCCTCGGCACCCCGCCGGAGAAGGTCACCGGCAGCGTCACCATCGAGCGCGACGGCACGGCGGCCTGGCAGGGCGGCTTCTCGTGCGGCGCCGACTCCATCTTCCACCGGATCCCGGACATGGCGCAGTACCTGTTCTCGTACCCGCTGCTGCGCCGGCCGGGCCTGGTCAACTACCTGTTCCTCGGCGCGGACAAGGCCACGTACCACGACGGCTTCCGGATCGAGAACGGCGACCGGATGGTCATCGACGTGTCCAGCCACGGTGTCGTGCTGGCGAACGAGGTCCGGTACGGGGCCGCGGCCCCGAAGTAA
- a CDS encoding LLM class flavin-dependent oxidoreductase, translating into MVDALSVLDLVAVGEGHTTRGALRTSARLARLAEARGFRRYWVAEHHSMPGIASSSPAVILAYLAAQTTRIRLGSGGVMLPNHAPLVIAEQFNTLEAMAPGRVDLGLGRAPGTDQATARALRRTHGPATGDSFPADVAELIGFLHDDFPDGHPYRQVHAVPGPVQGPSGGRPEVWLLGSSGFSAQLAGRLGLPFAFAHHFAAHNTIPALELYRQTFRPSPVLAEPYAVVGVFTFAAQTERQAREQALTGALTTVRFRTGRPGLVPTPEEARAHVFTGYEREVLGGWLENAVHGTPDSVREQLEELRKRTGADELMLASNAHGLEERLTSLSLIADSYGLPHVEPGPA; encoded by the coding sequence ATGGTCGACGCTCTGTCCGTTCTCGACCTGGTGGCGGTCGGAGAGGGCCACACCACGCGGGGGGCCCTGCGGACCTCGGCGCGGCTCGCCCGCCTGGCCGAGGCCCGCGGATTCCGCCGCTACTGGGTCGCCGAGCACCACTCGATGCCCGGCATCGCCAGCAGCAGCCCCGCGGTGATCCTGGCGTACCTCGCCGCGCAGACCACCCGGATCCGGCTCGGTTCCGGGGGCGTCATGCTGCCCAACCACGCCCCATTGGTCATCGCCGAGCAGTTCAACACGCTGGAGGCGATGGCCCCCGGCCGGGTGGACCTCGGGCTCGGCCGCGCCCCCGGCACCGACCAGGCGACCGCGCGGGCGCTGCGGCGCACCCACGGGCCGGCGACCGGTGACTCCTTCCCCGCCGACGTGGCCGAACTGATCGGCTTCCTGCACGACGACTTCCCCGACGGGCACCCCTATCGCCAGGTGCACGCCGTGCCCGGCCCGGTGCAGGGGCCCTCCGGCGGGCGGCCCGAGGTGTGGCTCCTCGGCTCGTCCGGGTTCAGCGCCCAGCTGGCCGGCCGGCTGGGCCTGCCCTTCGCCTTCGCCCACCACTTCGCCGCGCACAACACCATCCCCGCCCTGGAGCTGTACCGGCAGACGTTCCGGCCCTCCCCCGTGCTGGCCGAGCCGTACGCCGTCGTGGGCGTGTTCACGTTCGCCGCGCAGACCGAGCGGCAGGCCCGGGAGCAGGCCCTCACCGGGGCGCTGACCACGGTGCGGTTCCGCACCGGGCGCCCGGGACTCGTACCGACCCCCGAGGAGGCCCGGGCGCATGTGTTCACCGGGTACGAGCGGGAGGTCCTCGGCGGCTGGCTGGAGAACGCCGTCCACGGCACACCGGACTCGGTCCGGGAGCAGCTGGAGGAGCTGCGCAAACGGACGGGCGCCGACGAACTCATGCTCGCCTCCAACGCGCACGGCCTGGAGGAGCGGCTGACGTCGCTGTCCCTGATCGCCGACAGCTACGGTCTGCCGCACGTGGAGCCCGGGCCGGCGTAG